In Aedes albopictus strain Foshan chromosome 3, AalbF5, whole genome shotgun sequence, the genomic window CATATGGACGAGTTGGAAACAAAAGGCTATATTCGTAAAGCGACGCCCCAGGATTTGGATTCCTTCGACCCCCGAAGAACTTGGTTTCTCCCCCTAGGACTAATTTTGAACCCGAACAAACCAGGTCTGGGATGCTTCTGCAAAGGTATAAGGAGTATCATTTAATTCGATGCTCCTAAAAGGACCTGACCTCCTCACATCGCTCCAGTCGGTTCTTCATCGCTTTCGTCAACGTCAGATTGCCGTAGTTGAGGACATCAGAGAGATGTTTTTACAGCTCCTTATCTGTCCAGAAGACAATGTTTCGTCTGGCGTGACGATCCGTTGTCTTCTATAAATGTTTACATTATCAATGTTGCGACCTTTGGGTCGACATGCTCGCCATGTTTGGATGATTACCTCGATAGCAAGGACACCGTTGAAGAAGCCATACAAATAGCCCTTGAGGTCAAAGAAGTTCATGCCAAAGGCCAATTCGAGCTTCGTAATTGGTTATCAAATTCGGAAGAAGTTGTTCGACGAGTCGGGGAAAGTTCTAATAGTGAGAACAAAAGCTTTTCCATGAACAAAGCGACGGGAGTTGAGAGAGTTCTCGGTATGCAGTGGATACCTGCTACAGACCACTTTACATTCTCACTGGCATTGCGGGACAACGTCGAACGTCTGATTGATGGGAATAAAATACCTACAAAACGAGAAGTTCTTCGAGTCGTTATGAGTATTTTCGATCCACTGGGGTTGGTAGCAGCATATGTAGTACACGGCAAATGTTTGGTGCAAGATATTTGGAGAAGTAAAGTGGATTGGGACCAGAAAATTCCGGACGAAACCTTCAAGCGCTGGCGTCAATGGACACATGCACTCCGTGGGCTGTCCGCAGTATTAGTACCACGCGAGGTACCACGTTGTTATTTCCCAGGCTACAGCCTATCCAGCCTACAGAATATCGAGCTGCATGTATTTGTGGACGCAAGTTTGGTAGCTTTCTCTTGCGTAGCATACTTTCGAGTCTTTGATCATGGTCAAGTTCGCTGTGCTTTGGTATCGGCGAAATCCAAAGTCGCCCCATTGAAGCCGTTATCCATCCCACGTTTAGAACTCCAAGCAGCTGTGATAGGGAGTCGATTAATGAAATCAATTCAAGAAAGTCACTCCTTACCAATCCAACGGCGAGTATTATGCGATTCGAGCACGGTTTTGTCATGGATCCAGTCAGATCAGCGAAAATATCGACAGTTCGTGGCGGTCAGAGTTGGTCCTTAGTCAAACAACGGTCGAAGAATGGCGAAAAGTTCCAGGAAAGCTGAATGTTGCAGATGAGGCGACCAAGTGGGGTGAAGGCCCATGATTGATAAGCAATCTCGGTGGTTTTCTGGCCCGGAATTTCTATACAAGGACGAAACGGAATGGCCTTTCAACAAACTACCGAAACCCGATTCTACAGAAGAGCTACTTGCAGTCCATGCACATCACCGGGAAGTTCCTGCGTCATTCATCGATTTCAAACGATTCTCGAAGTGGGAACGGCTTCAGCGAACGGTGGCATACACACTTCGATTctgtggaaaagtttctggaaaagtttGTGATGAGCAAATCAAGGACGGTGCACATTTGACGCAGATTGAGCTACAAAAAGCAGAGGAAGCAATATTTACATATGGGTACAGGCAGAAGCATACCCGGACGAAGTTTTTGCGATGAAGAGAGAGCAACTGCGGAATGTGAATGCGATACCGAAACTAGAAAATTCTAGCCCTCTACGTAAACTATCACCGAAGTTGGACTGCGCTGGCGTTCTACGGATGGATGGGCGGATTGGAGCTGCTCGGTTGGTGTCGTACGATACAAAATTCCCCATAATCCTTCCCAAAAACCATTATGTTACCGCTTTTATCCTGGACTGGTATCATCGACGGTATGCACGAGACTGTCGCTAACGAAGTCGGAAATTCCATGTCTTCAGCTTGAGGAATGCGATCCGCACTGCCGCAAAGGCGCAAAGGACTGCATGTGTGCATCGTGAACAAAGGCATCACTTCCGGAATGCCGCCTTGCAGCATACGTTCGACCATCCACCTTTGTTGGAGTGGATTACTGTGGCCCGTATTTCGTTCGCATTGGTAGAAGCAATGTAAAAATATGGGTGGTTCTGTTCGTATGCCAAACAGTTCGAGCCATACATCTTGAAGTGGCAAGTAGTCTATCGACAGACTCTTGTATTTTGGCAGTTAAACGCTTCATCGCGAGAAGAGGCGCTCCAATGGAGATCTACAGTGATCAAGgcatcccgagatgaactagcccagggctaaaaatctcgttaatacagataaaaaaaatcaaggcaCCAACTTCCAAGGCGCAAGTAAGGAACTGAAGAATGAGTTACAAAAAATCAACAGGGCGTTGTCAGACACTTTCACCAACCGAGATACATTGTAGCGATTTAATCATCCATCAACCCCGCAGATTGGTGGTTCGTGGGAACGGTTGATCCGTTCTGTTAAAATCGCTTTGAATACCCTATCTACTTCCAAGAATCCTAGTGAGGAAACTTTCCAAACTACACTTCTCGAAGTAGAAGCGACGGTCAATTCTAGGCCTTTAACATATGTTCCCCTAGCAAATGAAAACGAAGAAGCTTTAACGCCGAACCACTTCCTTATGCTGAGTTTGAGCGGAACAGTTCAACCGGCAAAGCCGTAGACATAGCCAACGCTTTGTGCACCAATTGGGGTCATGTTCAGGAAACAGCAGCAATGATGTAGTCCTCCTCTTCTGTTTCGCAAATATTTTTCGATAAGGCGGGAGAGCATGTCAGCACATCCCTGTTCGTTAGTTGAGATGTACTGAATGTCGAAATCGTAGTTCAGCTTGATAAGGGCCCAACGCTGCCTGAAAGCGATTTGTCAAGGAATATCGTGCAACGGTTTACCCTTTTTGATTTAGGGTGtccagtggttaaggctacgaatcgccaattcggagataGCGGGTTCGATTGTCGTGCCcgtcgggaaaactttctcgactccttgggcatagtgtataattgtccttgcctcacaatgtacaagttCTACTTGACATTCTTACGCAACAGTTGATCCAGGAGATGACGCAGCTTATGAATATTCCGAACGGATTTGCCATAATAATTCGCGGTTCCAGGAAAGGGTATCAGCTCAGATACGTTCGTTGTTGAGGGATTGCAGTTTGGAAAtacctgcatttttttttaagatgaaaTTGCAATGGCACGGTAAAGCCTGGGTATGttgcgcaatacagatcccattttGATCCACtagcactagcctctgcccagcaactcctatccctacctcttcgtggtaccggccggaaactatgagcaaccttagggaagatcgggtaaccaacttaggaaggggggtttgcttctgcaaacctgagcgtttttttctccaggaggagcggctcacaacagcgtctgatccccatgttaggggtggctgatcaacgtccTAGTCTGGCACTAGGAATCTAAGCTCAacggtgcactatggtcctccggaaagtaggagattgatatcaggccctacgagccagccttaAACGGTCATTGTAaccgaaaatcagcaacagaataatacgaaccgaaaccaacggcaacgaccccagcgaagaaaaaggacttgcgattggaaactcggtacgtggaactgtcgatctctcaacttcattgggagcacccgcatactcgccgatctactgaaggactgcgggcgggttcggcatcgtagcgctgcaggaggtgtgttggacaggatccatagtGTGAAGAAGTAATCATacaatctaccagagctgcggcaacacacgcgagctgggaacagcttttcgtgatgggtgatatgcagaggcgcgggttggtgaccgatcgacgaaagaatgtgcaggttgaggatcaagggccgattcttcaacttcagcataataaacgtgcgtagcctacactccggaagcactgatggacCTATCGTGgccccaacatcgactccgaccactatctggtgattatcaaactacgcccaaaattctccgtcatcaacaatgtacggtaccagcgaccgccacggtacaacctagagcaactgaaacaaccggatgtcgcctcagcatacgcgcagaatctcgaggccgcgttgccaaacgagggcgagctcgatgagccccctctagaggactgctggggtacagtgaaagcagccatcaacgacgcagccgagagcaccatcgggtacgtggaacggaatcgacggaacgaatgattcgacgaagaacgcagcgcgggcggttatGTTGCATGCAGCAagagacccgacagaacgtggaacgttacaaacagaagcggaaacagcagacccgcctctttcgggagaaaaagcgccgcctaaaAGAagcccctaataaaaatgtattatacactgctgATAGGGTGAATGATGCTATCATTCCCTTCCCTGTATGATCAAAATGacagcccgaaagggttgttaagcacgttgtatcatactTTTCTATTAGgggcggagtgcgaagaaatggaactgctgtgccgttcccaagaaacacgggagTTCTATCAgatgctcaacgcatcccgcaacggcttcgtgccgcgagccgaaatatgcagggataaagacgaaggcctcttgacggacggacgtgaggtggtcgaacggtggaagcagcacttcgatcagcacctgaacggcgtggaaaacgtaggcacgggagcccacggcaacggaggaaacgacgacgctagtgcagcggaggacgaaatgaaccaactcccacgctgagggaagttaaggatgccattcactagctcaaaaccaacaaagcagttggtaaggatggtatcgcagctgaactcaccaAGATCGGCCAAGAAAAGtgagccacctgtctgcatcgactgatagtcaggatctgggaaaccgaacagctaccggaggagtggaaggaaggggtaatctgctccattcacaagaaaggcgaccatttggaatgtgagaacttcagggcaaccactattttgaatgccgtttacaatgtgctatcccagatcatcttacgtcgtctgtcacctaaaacgaatgagttcgtggaaagttatcaagccggctttatcgacggtcggttgacaacggaccagatcttcaccgtacggcaaatcctccagaaatgccgtgaagaccaggtcccaacgcatcatctgttcatcgacttcaaagcggcatacgacagtatctaccgcacagagctatagagaatcatggacgagaacagctttcccgggaagcttaccagactgataagagcaacgatggacggtgtgcagaacagcgtaaggatttcaggtgaactactcagttcattcgaatctcgacaggggactacgacaaggtgcctactgttcaacatcgctctggaaagtgttatacgacaagccgggctcaacagccgaggtacgatcttcaggaaatccgaccaatttgtctgttttgcggatgacatgaataTTATTGCTAGAATTTGGAAgcgtggcagaactgtacacccgcctgaaacgtgaagcagcagagGTCggtctggtggtgaatgcggctaagacaaagtatatgctaataggtgggactgagcgagacaggacaagccaaGGCatcgatgttacgatagacggagatattttcgaggtggtagaagaattcgtctacctcggttccttgctaacgactgactataacgtgagccgtgaaatacgaaggtgcatcatcagtggaagtcgtgcctactacgggctccagacgaaactgcggtcaaaaaagattcacccttgcaccaaatgtaccattacaagacgctaataagaccggtggttctctacggacacgagacatggacgatgctcgaggaggacctgcaagcattcggagttttcgagcgacgcgtgctaaggacgatcttcggcggcgttcgTTCTCAcgttccagtgagcttttcgctctttgaaggaagcacgacactagacaacggactagcatgcaacgcccagtggcacagccgaaaacttttcccgacagctgcggcgggaatcgaacccgcgctcctcagcacgatgcgaccaagagcttggtgaccttagccacacgaccacggagccgcacattatgacggcaaattgttgattcagttattATCATgattttgatgttgaactaaataaatgaatgattgaaGATTCGTTCTACGTAAATGGTCAACAAATGAACCGAAGCTGCTCGATGCAGAAACAGACACATATCAGGACGAAGCAGTTCCAATTCAGCTGCCAAATGAAAAAGATGCGGTGAAGGCACTGGGGATACGGTCGATCCCATAGGACGACACGTTCAAGCGATCAAGCGATGGATTCCAAATGGTACGGAGTGGCTGCAACTCCATGGTATCGCAGCGTCAAATTCGCTCGAGATATTGTCAAAACTCGGTGGCTATTGTGCCACTTTTGCGAAGGAGAAACCACCGGATTATTATAGCCATCAGTTTGCATTAGCTTCCCAAATAATTTTTGCGTAAGCTCAACACGTATTGAAccgtggtttgaaaatataaaacaaaatcaggcttattctgcgcggcgtgtgaggtgaaaCTAGTCTAATGAAGTGACAAAAGTTGACTCGATCCCATTTGATTTGCATTAGTCATCTCACCttacacgccgcgcagaataaaccTGAATATTACACTGAATTACGGTTACTGGAACATCTAGGTGTCCATCCAACCGTAAACctaaagcagatttttatattatCCATTATGAACCTTACGATCATGTCTTATATGTACACATTCTCTTCTAACTTTTTTTTACTGAGGATCCCCCTATAGTGCTATTGCCAATGtaattgatttattttattttgctaTATTTTCAGATTTCTGGTCTAGGGCTATGGAGAACATAAACGATCTTCCAGTCGAGGTTTGTTTTTCTGCATTTAGAAGCCTTCAGTTCTTTCAATTATTTGTATTGTTTAATTTCAGATTTTAACGCGAATATTCGACTTTCTGACAATATCAGACCGGAAGCACGTGTCACGCGTGTGTCGTCTGTGGCACAACATTCTTCACTGCGTTCGCTTCCAGCGCCAGTGTCGGCTGGTATTCGATAGCACCTTCGAGGAACAACTGTCCGATCTAGAGAAACGCATCCTGCGCAGTTGCCGGAACCTTTCGATAACTCATTGGGACGATACGGACGATGACGATTATGATGACGACGATGAGGACGAACAGCTCGAAAAGGAGGTGATAGTCCAGTTCAAATATCTGTTCAAGCCGAGTCCGGAGCGGAACGTGACCGATTTACTGTTTGAGGAAAGTCTACCTTTAGAAAGCCTAGAGATCAATACCACCTTTGATAGTTGTCGGGACATCATCGAGGATCGTCTACCACAGCTGGAGCAGCTTCGAGAGCTCTTCCTTTCGTTCGATCAGAATCGAAACCCGAATAGCCCAAAGTCCCACCCAGGCATATGGGTCCTCCAACACAAAAATCTCGAAACACTTAGGATAGGATTGTCTTACGAAATCGATGCATTTAGGATAGAAGCTCCCTCGTTGACCTATCTAGACATCCAGCCGAAATGTCGCTGGAGTATGGAGATCGTTGAAACCTACTGTCGCCAGCTGCGAACCCTCAAGCTTCGATTTCAGCACGTAGAGTACATGGAGTCGTTCCTTTCGTTACCCTTTCCGAGTTTAACGCATCTACAGGTGCGCATGTACGACGACAAGGAAATCCAGATGCGATACGCCCGTAATCGAAATCGAATAGTGGACGCCGAACGGGACGAACAGTTTGTTAGAGATATGCCAAAACTAAGAAAACTTCTGCTCGAGAGCAATCTGCTGTTCTTCCGGATCGGAGTTCTTCTCGCCAAGTGCAATCATCAGCTCGAGGAGTTGACCTTGGAGGAACAGCAAATAGACTATGCACAACTGAAAGTTGTGGAATCGTTGCCAAAGTTGAAGGTAAGAACTTTTCGAAAcatcacactcaaaacagatttgcgggctcgacaaaaacgcgcacagccgtctgctcagtaaaactatcagctgatatcccagcaaaaagtgacatttgttagctgactctcagcaaaaagattgccgaagctcagcaatgaactgtcaaaattgctgagatctcagcaaaattgttgtttgctgattactcggctgtgcaaatctcggcaaagtaatggaaaaatgctgatatcccggcaatctgaattaagtgtgatcATGCTTCCCATTTTACACACCACTATTATCCAATTTCAGAGCTTCACGCTTTTCCGGTGCGAGGTGCTGATGCCGTCGCCCGCGCTGCCCTCGCTCAATATGCCCCACCTGGACAAACTGGAGCTGTTCTACAATGAATCGAGCATCGTGTTCAACGAGGGCCTCTCTGGACTGAAATCTCTCAAGATTTCGTTGTGGACGGAGAAAAACCACAAAGTATTGtacaaaatttgtaaaaatcttcCCAATTTGGAACACTTGGAGGTGCTAGCCAATACCAAGGTAAGTTGTGCATGCGATTCTACTTAACTATCTATTCATTACTCTGAATCGAATCAAAATTTCAAACCAGTTGGTCAACACGTGCCTTCGCTATCTGCATCGCTTGACGAATCTCCGATCGCTCAAGCTGGACAACAGTGAACCGAGTACGTTACTCTGGCAGCACTGCCCAGTGGTGCCGTCCATCCAGAGGGTAGTTTTCTACAACTGTACCCTAACCAGTGATACTTTGCTACCGGTGGCAAGGCTTTTCCCCAATATGCGCGAGCTTTTCATAGATAGGTGTTACTTCAAAAAGGGTTTTGCCGAGGGCAAAAGTGAAAGCGACAGTGAAGGGGACGGAGATGAGTCTGACAGTGAACGAAAGAACGACAATAAGTACCTCAATGCGGACCGCGTGCGGCAGTTGTTTCCTCTGTGCCGAGTATCGTGCAAAGAATCGTCATTCTACTGGCATCGATATCAGTAGAAGGTGTGCTGgaagtagtattttttttttttttttttttttttttgctaggtttctagctgcactctgaatagagttgaaacctctacactagacctgaagatagaaaagagtacgtaatctttcagaagcagtttgccagccgtacgcggaaaatgatatccattaagacactgttgcaactgactcagaaagatacggtagaagattggaaagttttcaattggtcagtcagtcaggatttgcctatgtagtgttatggtcacacggtttgtgtttgtctccttgtttgattttgtggtatggttaaatatgtttttctcctcgttaagtcagttgtcgtatgttgttttttttttcatcgaatcaatcgaaccctgtatgttaaaatatagtcgatcctgtgtcaaattgttttcttgatttcgctaatcgttttctacttgtgttcatctcttgtgcccttaaattgtcatcggtccaaaatccacagaaacatgtaactgaacttctgaacatctaagagataatcaaaaatacgccaagttggtcagttgattggaataaaattttaaaataataaagatttcatgtcaactttcatcctgctacaaatactattaaaaatattcaaattcgttcaattgtcctatcggtcctacctagatgaaccatgt contains:
- the LOC109422268 gene encoding uncharacterized protein LOC109422268; this encodes MENINDLPVEILTRIFDFLTISDRKHVSRVCRLWHNILHCVRFQRQCRLVFDSTFEEQLSDLEKRILRSCRNLSITHWDDTDDDDYDDDDEDEQLEKEVIVQFKYLFKPSPERNVTDLLFEESLPLESLEINTTFDSCRDIIEDRLPQLEQLRELFLSFDQNRNPNSPKSHPGIWVLQHKNLETLRIGLSYEIDAFRIEAPSLTYLDIQPKCRWSMEIVETYCRQLRTLKLRFQHVEYMESFLSLPFPSLTHLQVRMYDDKEIQMRYARNRNRIVDAERDEQFVRDMPKLRKLLLESNLLFFRIGVLLAKCNHQLEELTLEEQQIDYAQLKVVESLPKLKSFTLFRCEVLMPSPALPSLNMPHLDKLELFYNESSIVFNEGLSGLKSLKISLWTEKNHKVLYKICKNLPNLEHLEVLANTKLVNTCLRYLHRLTNLRSLKLDNSEPSTLLWQHCPVVPSIQRVVFYNCTLTSDTLLPVARLFPNMRELFIDRCYFKKGFAEGKSESDSEGDGDESDSERKNDNKYLNADRVRQLFPLCRVSCKESSFYWHRYQ